The following coding sequences are from one Coffea arabica cultivar ET-39 chromosome 11e, Coffea Arabica ET-39 HiFi, whole genome shotgun sequence window:
- the LOC113717632 gene encoding 2-phytyl-1,4-beta-naphthoquinone methyltransferase, chloroplastic isoform X1, protein MDNAIMSAASLHRTLPALPGQHSRPVFRSKTRLVRCSNERQVLFDRIAPVYDNLNDLLTVGQHRIWKRMAISWSGAKKGDNVLDVCCGTGDLAFLLSDKVGPTGKVVGLDFSKEQLLIASSRQHSQSKTCYENIKWIEGNAIDLPFPESSFDAVTIGYGLRNVVDRLKVLEEVCRVLKPGSKVSALDFNKSTNPFSTSFQEWMIDYVVVPAADIYGLANEYRYLKRSINEFLTGKELERLALNAGFSSAKHFETGGGLMGNLVAVR, encoded by the exons ATGGATAATGCGATAATGTCAGCAGCATCGCTCCACCGGACTCTTCCCGCGCTACCAGGGCAGCACTCCCGACCAGTTTTCCGGTCCAAAACCCGTCTGGTCCGATGCTCTAACGAGCGCCAGGTGCTTTTTGATCGCATTGCTCCTGTCTATGACAAC CTGAATGACTTGTTGACTGTTGGTCAGCACCGGATATGGAAAAGAATGGCTATTTCTTGGAGTGG AGCAAAAAAGGGAGATAATGTGTTGGATGTATGTTGTGGAACTGGAGATTTAGCTTTTCTTCTATCCGATAAAGTTGGACCTACTGGCAAG GTGGTTGGTCTTGATTTCTCAAAGGAGCAGTTATTGATTGCATCTTCCCGACAGCATTCACAATCAAAGACTTGTTACGAAAATATCAA GTGGATCGAGGGCAACGCAATTGATTTACCATTTCCTGAATCTTCCTTTGATGCTGTTACTATTGGCTATGGACTACGAAATGTGGTAGATAGGCTTAAAGTATTAGAGGAGGTATGTCGAGTTCTAAAACCAGGGTCCAAAGTATCTGCTCTTGACTTCAACAAGAGCACTAATCCCTTCAGCACCTCCTTTCAG GAATGGATGATTGATTATGTTGTTGTTCCAGCAGCTGATATTTATGGCCTTGCAAATGAGTACAGATACTTGAAAAGGTCAATAAATGAGTTTTTAACAG GAAAGGAGTTAGAGAGGCTTGCGTTGAATGCAGGCTTTTCTAGTGCAAAACATTTTGAAACTGGTGGAGGACTCATGGGGAACTTGGTAGCTGTACGATAA
- the LOC113717632 gene encoding 2-phytyl-1,4-beta-naphthoquinone methyltransferase, chloroplastic isoform X2: protein MAISWSGAKKGDNVLDVCCGTGDLAFLLSDKVGPTGKVVGLDFSKEQLLIASSRQHSQSKTCYENIKWIEGNAIDLPFPESSFDAVTIGYGLRNVVDRLKVLEEVCRVLKPGSKVSALDFNKSTNPFSTSFQEWMIDYVVVPAADIYGLANEYRYLKRSINEFLTGKELERLALNAGFSSAKHFETGGGLMGNLVAVR, encoded by the exons ATGGCTATTTCTTGGAGTGG AGCAAAAAAGGGAGATAATGTGTTGGATGTATGTTGTGGAACTGGAGATTTAGCTTTTCTTCTATCCGATAAAGTTGGACCTACTGGCAAG GTGGTTGGTCTTGATTTCTCAAAGGAGCAGTTATTGATTGCATCTTCCCGACAGCATTCACAATCAAAGACTTGTTACGAAAATATCAA GTGGATCGAGGGCAACGCAATTGATTTACCATTTCCTGAATCTTCCTTTGATGCTGTTACTATTGGCTATGGACTACGAAATGTGGTAGATAGGCTTAAAGTATTAGAGGAGGTATGTCGAGTTCTAAAACCAGGGTCCAAAGTATCTGCTCTTGACTTCAACAAGAGCACTAATCCCTTCAGCACCTCCTTTCAG GAATGGATGATTGATTATGTTGTTGTTCCAGCAGCTGATATTTATGGCCTTGCAAATGAGTACAGATACTTGAAAAGGTCAATAAATGAGTTTTTAACAG GAAAGGAGTTAGAGAGGCTTGCGTTGAATGCAGGCTTTTCTAGTGCAAAACATTTTGAAACTGGTGGAGGACTCATGGGGAACTTGGTAGCTGTACGATAA
- the LOC140021093 gene encoding cysteine-rich receptor-like protein kinase 2, translating to MMREFQTPTIASLLLILVAIMVLPDASVGDPRAQTVEFMCGHQPEHNTTLFVPNFVATMENISDQMRSKGFGVSITGKGPDTNYGLAQCYGDLSLLDCVLCYAEARTVLPQCFPFNGGRIFLDGCFMRAENYSFFQEFKGPQDHAVCGNRTRKSSTFQEAARRAVLQAATGAPNSNGYARAALQVSGTSNESAYVLADCWKTLNANSCRACLENASKSILGCLPWSEGRALNTGCFMRYSDINFLNPIPGSGRSRGTVVVIVVAAVSSAIVLAVGAIIGAYFWKNKRIQQKRKGSNDAEKLVKTLHDSSLNFKYSTLEKATGSFDEANKLGQGGFGTVYKGVLPDGREIAVKRLFFNNKHRAADFYNEVNIISSVEHKNLVRLLGCSCSGPESLLVYEFLPNKSLDRFIFDANKGKALNWEKRFEIIIGTAEGLVYLHENTKCRIIHRDIKASNILLDSRLRSKIADFGLARSFQEDKSHISTAIAGTLGYMAPEYLAHGQLTDKADVYSFGVLLLEIVSGRQNNRSKTTEYSDSLVTIAWKHFLQGKVEELFDPNLMLQNYLNMNVRAEVLRVVHIGLLCTQEIPSLRPSMSTALPMLAKKDEQLPTPTNPPFIDESTMELNDTFENPHHPFRHGDSASNASLSHSSFYPR from the exons ATGATGAGAGAATTCCAGACACCCACAATTGCATCTCTTCTGTTAATACTTGTGGCGATCATGGTATTACCTGATGCATCAGTTGGGGATCCAAGAGCGCAGACTGTCGAATTTATGTGCGGTCACCAGCCTGAGCACAACACCACactttttgtcccaaattttGTTGCTACAATGGAAAACATTAGCGACCAAATGCGTAGCAAAGGTTTTGGAGTATCTATTACAGGCAAAGGACCTGATACTAATTATGGGCTAGCCCAGTGCTATGGTGATCTTTCTCTTCTTGACTGCGTATTGTGCTATGCTGAAGCTCGTACTGTCCTTCCTCAGTGCTTTCCTTTCAATGGGGGCCGGATTTTTCTGGATGGCTGCTTCATGAGAGCAGAGAACTACAGCTTCTTTCAGGAGTTCAAAGGACCACAGGACCATGCTGTTTGTGGGAATAGAACAAGAAAGAGCTCAACATTCCAGGAAGCGGCTAGACGGGCTGTGTTACAAGCAGCTACAGGTGCACCAAACAGTAATGGTTATGCACGTGCTGCATTGCAGGTGTCTGGGACATCAAATGAGTCAGCTTATGTTTTGGCTGACTGTTGGAAGACACTGAATGCTAACTCTTGCAGAGCATGTCTTGAAAATGCTAGTAAATCCATATTGGGTTGCTTGCCTTGGTCTGAGGGCAGGGCACTCAACACAGGATGCTTCATGAGGTACTCGGACATTAATTTTCTCAATCCAATACCAGGAAGTGGAAGATCAAGAG GGACAGTTGTAGTCATTGTTGTTGCTGCAGTGAGTTCTGCAATTGTTTTGGCTGTGGGAGCAATCATTGGAGCCTATTTCTGGAAGAACAAAAGAATACAGCAGAAGCGAAAAG GCTCAAATGATGCGGAGAAATTGGTGAAAACTCTTCATGATAGCAGCTTGAACTTCAAATACTCCACTCTTGAGAAAGCCACTGGTTCATTTGATGAAGCCAATAAGCTGGGGCAAGGTGGATTTGGAACCGTTTACAAG GGAGTTTTACCAGATGGAAGAGAGATTGCTGTTAAGAGGCTTTTCTTCAATAACAAACACAGAGCAGCAGATTTCTACAATGAAGTTAACATTATTAGTAGCGTTGAGCACAAGAATTTGGTCAGGTTGTTGGGATGCAGCTGTTCAGGACCTGAAAGCCTTCTTGTATATGAATTCCTTCCAAATAAGAGTCTTGACCGCTTTATTTTTG ATGCAAATAAAGGTAAAGCACTTAACTGGGAGAAGAGATTTGAGATAATTATAGGGACGGCAGAGGGATTAGTCTACCTGCACGAAAACACAAAGTGCCGAATTATTCATAGAGATATAAAAGCAAGTAATATTCTGCTGGATTCGAGGCTTCGTTCCAAAATAGCTGATTTTGGTTTGGCAAGGTCTTTCCAAGAAGATAAGAGCCACATAAGTACTGCCATTGCAGGGACATT GGGATATATGGCCCCAGAATACCTAGCTCATGGCCAGCTGACAGACAAGGCAGATGTTTACAGCTTTGGTGTACTCTTATTGGAGATTGTCTCTGGAAGGCAGAATAATAGGAGTAAAACTACAGAGTACTCTGACAGCTTGGTCACCATT GCCTGGAAGCATTTCCTGCAAGGGAAGGTGGAGGAGTTGTTTGACCCTAACCTAATGTTGCAAAATTATCTCAACATGAATGTTAGAGCTGAGGTACTGAGAGTGGTTCATATAGGACTTCTCTGTACCCAGGAAATCCCATCATTGCGACCATCCATGTCCACTGCATTGCCGATGCTGGCTAAGAAGGATGAACAACTCCCTACACCCACGAACCCACCTTTTATAGATGAGAGTACTATGGAACTCAATGACACATTTGAGAACCCACATCACCCCTTCAGACACGGTGATTCTGCTTCGAATGCCAGCTTGTCCCACAGTTCGTTCTACCCCAGGTGA
- the LOC140021517 gene encoding uncharacterized protein isoform X2 translates to MASILYLRFLLFYPTIGGFLSQLFAFLRRIALCICLPNLRGDHQMALSLALQRLVSSSSLLSRSLNPLLRPAASAASSSVFDVVDRRSDRPLDHSRELSCFPGSIGVCR, encoded by the exons ATGGCCTCCATCCTTTAcctgagatttcttctcttctaCCCAACAATTGGAG GGTTCCTCTCCCAGCTGTTTGCGTTCTTGCGGAG GATAGCCTTGTGCATTTGTCTTCCAAATCTGCGTGGAG ATCATCAGATGGCTTTGTCACTAGCTCTTCAGCGGCTGGTCTCATCGAGCAGCCTTCTCAGCCGGTCTCTCAATCCCCTCCTCCGTCCGGCTGCTTCCGCTGCGTCATCAAGTGTTTTCGACGTCGTCGATCGCCGCTCCGATCGTCCTCTCGACCATAGCCGCGAATTATCCTGTTTTccag GAAGTATTGGAGTATGCAGATAA
- the LOC140021517 gene encoding uncharacterized protein isoform X1, giving the protein MGGLRIFLNWNKAYHTMDFILWIYGLHPLPEISSLLPNNWRIALCICLPNLRGDHQMALSLALQRLVSSSSLLSRSLNPLLRPAASAASSSVFDVVDRRSDRPLDHSRELSCFPGSIGVCR; this is encoded by the exons ATGGGTGGGCTGAGAATCTTTCTTAATTGGAATAAGGCGTATCACACAATGGATTTTATCCTTTGGATTTATGGCCTCCATCCTTTAcctgagatttcttctcttctaCCCAACAATTGGAG GATAGCCTTGTGCATTTGTCTTCCAAATCTGCGTGGAG ATCATCAGATGGCTTTGTCACTAGCTCTTCAGCGGCTGGTCTCATCGAGCAGCCTTCTCAGCCGGTCTCTCAATCCCCTCCTCCGTCCGGCTGCTTCCGCTGCGTCATCAAGTGTTTTCGACGTCGTCGATCGCCGCTCCGATCGTCCTCTCGACCATAGCCGCGAATTATCCTGTTTTccag GAAGTATTGGAGTATGCAGATAA
- the LOC140021517 gene encoding uncharacterized protein isoform X3, protein MASILYLRFLLFYPTIGGFLSQLFAFLRRIALCICLPNLRGDGFVTSSSAAGLIEQPSQPVSQSPPPSGCFRCVIKCFRRRRSPLRSSSRP, encoded by the exons ATGGCCTCCATCCTTTAcctgagatttcttctcttctaCCCAACAATTGGAG GGTTCCTCTCCCAGCTGTTTGCGTTCTTGCGGAG GATAGCCTTGTGCATTTGTCTTCCAAATCTGCGTGGAG ATGGCTTTGTCACTAGCTCTTCAGCGGCTGGTCTCATCGAGCAGCCTTCTCAGCCGGTCTCTCAATCCCCTCCTCCGTCCGGCTGCTTCCGCTGCGTCATCAAGTGTTTTCGACGTCGTCGATCGCCGCTCCGATCGTCCTCTCGACCATAG